Proteins encoded in a region of the Anguilla anguilla isolate fAngAng1 chromosome 10, fAngAng1.pri, whole genome shotgun sequence genome:
- the chfr gene encoding E3 ubiquitin-protein ligase CHFR, translating into MEDRGRSQPWGKLVKVDTGSESEILLVNRECTVGRRKGCDLSFPANKLVSGDHCKIVQCENSGEVWLEDMSTNGTVINMSKLVKKQMHPLRSGDVIYFVYRKNEPEQNIAYVYQAIPPEPASLQTTTGVASGEGTGGGADAQEIPGGKPDPPHAVPPAPTRPHPAAAPVPEEPQPSTSSSHLYSASAPPAGPPAPGPPAAASASGCGGPSRAESSLPTHNASDGEPAEPGPKPLEPEAESHAPLNTKKDENQEPERKRRKTGTDKDYDFGLPDPGFSEAESPPKAPLGAVAGKSATEGAKTDKMEESLTCIICQDLLHDCVSLQPCMHTFCAACYSGWMERSSLCPTCRCPVERIRKNHILNNLVEAYLLQHPEKCRSEEDRKSMDKRNKITQDMLQPKIERSFSDEEGSSDYLFELSDNDSDTSDISQPFVMCRQCPGYRKDPSQAPPCASSPPLEEGGVKPAGEVPSTSSNVPAALQEYTCSPQGGHVICTCCLQPMPDRRGELIGQQFSAQQCTVCQRPFCHMYWGCQRIGCQGCLARFSELNLTEKCLDGALNSNNYESDILRNYLASRGMTWKEMLHEGLLALQQGTFYLSDYRITANAVLCYCCGLRAFKELAYKYRQNIPPSELPAAVTSRPDCYWGRNCRTQVKAHHAMKFNHICEQTRFKN; encoded by the exons ATGGAGGATCGAGGAAGAAGTCAGCCGTGGGGAAAGCTAGTGAAAGTTGACACTGGTTCTGAATCAGAAATTTTGCTTGTCAACAGAGAATGCACAGTTGGAAGAAGGAAAG GTTGTGACCTCTCCTTTCCTGCTAACAAGCTGGTCTCAGGTGATCACTGCAAGATAGTGCAGTGTGAGAACTCAGGGGAGGTGTGGCTTGAGGATATGAG caccAACGGCACCGTGATCAACATGTCGAAGCTCGTCAAAAAGCAGATGCACCCCCTGCGGAGCGGTGATGTCATCTACTTCGTTTACAGGAAGAACGAGCCCGAGCAAA ACATTGCTTATGTTTATCAGGCTATTCCACCAGAGCCGGCAAGTTTACAAACTACTACTG gagTGGCGAGCGGCGAGGGGACAGGAGGAGGCGCTGACGCACAGGAGATCCCCGGGGGCAAGCCGGACCCCCCCCACGccgtgccccccgcccccacgcggCCCCACCCCGCAGCGGCGCCTGTCCCAGAGGAGCCGCAGCCTTCTACCTCCAGCTCGCACCTGTACAGCGCCTCGGCCCCCCCGGCCGGCCCCCCCGCACCGGGCCCCCCCGCCGCGGCCTCCGCTTCAG GGTGCGGCGGCCCCAGCCGCGCCGAGTCATCCCtccctacccacaatgcatctgaCGGGGAGCCGGCGGAACCCGGGCCCAAGCCCCTCGAACCCGAGGCAGAGAGCCACGCCCCGCTTAATACGAAGAAGGACGAGAACCAGGAGcccgagaggaagaggagaaagacTGGCACTG ATAAGGACTATGACTTTGGGCTTCCAGATCCTGGGTTCAGTGAAGCTGAGAGCCCCCCTAAGGCGCCTCTGGGGGCCGTCGCGGGGAAGAGCGCGACGGAGGGCGCCAAAACCGACAAGATGGAGGAATCCCTCACCTGCATCATCTGCCAGGATCTCCTGCACGACTGCGTCag CCTCCAGCCCTGCATGCACACGTTCTGCGCTGCCTGTTACTCTGGCTGGATGGagcgctcctctctctgccccaccTGCCGCTGCCCTGTGGAGAGGATCCGCAAGAACCACATCCTCAACAACCTGGTGGAGGCCTACCTGCTGCAGCACCCAG AAAAGTGTCGCAGCGAAGAGGACAGGAAGAGCATGGACAAGCGCAACAAGATCACTCAGGACATGCTGCAGCCAAAGATCGAGCGCTCCTTCTCCGACGAGGAGGGCAGCTCCGATTACCTCTTCGAGCTCTCCGACAACGACAGCGACACCTCCGACATCAG TCAGCCCTTTGTGATGTGCAGACAGTGCCCGGGCTACAGGAAGGACCCCAGCCAGGCGCCCCCCTGCGCGTCATCGCCCCCCCTCGAGGAAGGGGGCGTGAAGCCCGCGGGGGAGGTCCCCTCCACGTCCTCCAACGTCCCCGCAG CTCTCCAGGAGTACACCTGCTCGCCACAAGGGGGCCACGTCATCTGCACCTGCTGCCTGCAGCCCATGCCCGACCGACGGGGCGAGCTGATTGGCCAGCAGTTCTCCGCACAGCAGT GTACGGTGTGCCAGCGGCCGTTCTGTCACATGTACTGGGGGTGCCAGCGAATCGGCTGTCAGGGATGCCTCGCTCGCTTCAGCG AGCTCAACCTCACAGAGAAATGTCTCGACGGCGCTCTCAACAGCAATAACTACGAGTCCGACATTCTCCGG aatTACCTGGCTTCCAGAGGAATGACGTGGAAGGAGATGCTTCATGAAGGCCTCCTGGCGCTGCAGCAGGGGACGTTTTACCTGTCAG ACTATCGCATCACTGCTAACGCCGTTCTGTGCTACTGCTGCGGCCTGCGCGCGTTTAAGGAGCTGGCCTACAAATACAGGCAGAACATCCCCCCCTCCGAGCTTCCAG CTGCTGTGACCTCACGCCCGGACTGTTACTGGGGACGGAACTGTCGCACCCAAGTGAAGGCGCACCACGCCAT gaaGTTCAACCACATCTGTGAACAGACGCGGTTCAAGAACTGA